CGGTTCTGACCGGTGGCCAGGTGATCAGCGAGGATCTCGGCATCAAGCTCGAGAACGTTACCCTGAACGATCTAGGTCGTGCCACGCGCATCACCATCGACAAGGACAACACCACCTTTGTTGATGGCGCCGGAGAGAAATCGGACATCAAGGGACGCATCGAGACCATTCGGCGTCAGATCGACGAGACCACAAGTGACTACGATCGCGAGAAGCTGCAGGAACGGCTTGCCAAGCTCGTCGGTGGGGTTGCCGTGGTCAAGGTGGGCGCAGCCACCGAGGTCGAGATGAAGGAGAAGAAGGCTCGCGTCGAGGACGCCCTCAACGCGACACGCGCTGCCGTCGAAGAAGGCATCGTAGCTGGGGGCGGCACCCCACTGCTGCGCTGCCAGAAAACACTCGATGGCTCCAAGCTCGACGGCGAACAAGCGGTGGGCGCCTCCATCGTGCGGCGTGCGATCGAAGAACCCCTGCGACAAATCG
The window above is part of the Pseudomonadota bacterium genome. Proteins encoded here:
- the groEL gene encoding chaperonin GroEL (60 kDa chaperone family; promotes refolding of misfolded polypeptides especially under stressful conditions; forms two stacked rings of heptamers to form a barrel-shaped 14mer; ends can be capped by GroES; misfolded proteins enter the barrel where they are refolded when GroES binds; many bacteria have multiple copies of the groEL gene which are active under different environmental conditions; the B.japonicum protein in this cluster is expressed constitutively; in Rhodobacter, Corynebacterium and Rhizobium this protein is essential for growth); the protein is VLTGGQVISEDLGIKLENVTLNDLGRATRITIDKDNTTFVDGAGEKSDIKGRIETIRRQIDETTSDYDREKLQERLAKLVGGVAVVKVGAATEVEMKEKKARVEDALNATRAAVEEGIVAGGGTPLLRCQKTLDGSKLDGEQAVGASIVRRAIEEPLRQIASNAGIEGSIVVEKVRNSSGNTGFNAATEDYEDLLKAGVIDPTKVVRTALQNAASVAGLMLTTEAMVAERPKEEKAAAGAAPGAGAGMDF